The Eulemur rufifrons isolate Redbay chromosome 21, OSU_ERuf_1, whole genome shotgun sequence genomic interval TCTACAACAGCTTTGTATTACACTAAAAAATAAAGCTCAGCCACTTTATCATGGCCCACAAGGCCCTATATGACTCGTAACTAGCTAGTTTTCTGATCTCATCCCTCTGGCCTTTCCTTCAAGACTCATCAGGCTCTGTAACTGGTAGTTTAATGTATGAATGAAAGTCTCCCACCTTCCTCTACCCCCAggctctccatttctttcttctcagtgTGACCGGGTGGCTCGACCAGCCACAGCGCCTTTGCATTTAAAAGGCACTTTCCGGGGACTTCGAATAGTCATTCAAGTCTTAGTTTCAATATCCCGCTCTCCCTTGGACTCCTATGTACAGTAGCTTTCCTCCTCGACCCTAGGCATAATCTACCACACCATCCTATTACGTTGTCTTCACAGCTCTTGTCAccctttggaattatttttatacacTTGCCGATTGTCTGCCTTGCCCACTGGGCCGGAACCTCCACGAGGGCCCCTGTCTCTCATCATCTCTGCTCCAGCGCAGAAAATAACCCCCGGCACACGGGAGGCGATccaaaaatattcactgaatgaatggCTGGATACATTGGCTACTCCTCTAAAGACCAAACGAGTTCCACCCAGCCCAAAAGATACGCTCCATTTGGCAGGTCCTGGCCAAGCCGAGTCCGCCCAGCCCTGGGGTCCGGGGTCCCGCCCTGCGCGGCCCTCACCGTCTGAGACCATGGCGGCCCAGCACCTCAGTTTAGAGCAGGCAGCGGTCCGCCAGCGTCCGGGAATCCTTCGCACCCCGACTTCCGGCGCCGGCAAGCGACGCGCAGGGTGGTTTGGCCCGGGCCGCGCGCCGTACCCACGGCCCCGCCCCCAAAGCGCCGGAAGTGGAGTGCGGAGGCGCGCCGCGCGCTGTCAATCTCTGTGGCTCGCGGCCGGCGTGGTCGCCGGACGCACCTGAAGTGGCGCGGGCGGCTCTGGGACCCTCGGGCTCCTCACTCAGAGGGGCACCATGGACGACAAGGGTAAATCAGGGTGAGGTGGGACTGCTGGGCCTACAACGGAGCTGCGCAGGGGTGCTCCATACCCCTCACACCCAAGCTGGGCTCCCGGGGAGGTCGATTTCGAAGTTCAGGCTGCTCGTGTGCATGCGATTCCTCCAGTCATAACTAACCCCCCTTTGCTGGTCTTGTATCCGGGGATGGACCCTGAGAGTATCCGCAGACACCTTCCCGTACACACGCTGCTTCCTAGGGCCCTCCTCCAAAAAGGCCTTCCCAATGTTGATTTCCTCCTATGTGAAGTAGGAGTAAGAGTTCCTGCCTTGTTGGATCTATGActcaaaatcaaaagaataagGCATATTTAATGTGCTCATCTACTATGGTTATTAAAGtgttttattaagtgaaaaacaaGGGCAAACTAATACAATACCTTTCATGTAAAGGAAtaaagggggtggggtggaactcttatttacacatatgtacatatatgtgtgtgtgaatagaCTTGCATTAGCATATGTCAGGAGGGATGCAGGAAAAACTGGTAAGGTGGCTGACTCAGATCCTCTCAGAACTTAGGTCCCCCAAGGATAGGGGGAAGAATGACTGTTCATCTTTTGGTAGGGCTTAAATTTTATGCCTTGCACACCAAtaactttttccaaataagaaagaGATCTTGCAAACAGTAAAGTGGTGTCTTCTCTATTCCTAAAAGTTGATACTTTTATCATGTCCCTGAAACCAAATAACccgaaaagaaaacatttcttaaattattttgctCCTTAAGGTCAACAATCATTAATAAGCTCTCTGGCCTGACATCCTGCTAAATGAATTTgatgaatcatttttttctcttttcccagagTTAATTGAATACTTTAAGTCACAGATGAAAGAAGATCCTGACATGGCCTCGGCAGTGGCGGCCATCCGGACTTTGCTGGAGTTCTTAAAGAGAGATAAAGGTAAAGAGGATCATGTGTGAATATTCTGGGCCTTAGGAGAGTCTTCTAATGACTCTTAAAAACGTAGAAGGTGAGAGATGGATGTTTACCTGCATAAGGTAATGCAGCCCCAGGCTCAGCTTCTGCCTTCATTTCATGCCTTTTAATATGAAGAGAGCCCTCAAGTTATCACTAGAAGGATCTCCTtccataaatgaaatatatttttagtcaaGTGACCATTTTATATCAAGTTAGCCATGAAGCTTAAATTACAGCAATAGTTCAGCTTTACAGATGTTTATGGGGCTTTCACCTTGCGCCAGATTCTGTGCAAACACTACAGAGAATATACCAgaataaattctattaatattattaattgtGATGTCATACTAATTCAGCATCCTAAATGTAAGCATCTGGGCACAGCATGACACTTGTATAagcaaaatagtaataataataaggcCTTCTTTAATCTGAACTGCTGGCCTGGAGACATGGGTCTTCCCACCATCCCACCCATGGGATGGTACTTACAGTAACATCCAAACACCTTCGCCTCACCTACACCACCTTGCAGACCtcatctgctgctgctgcttagTGTCCTTCCGTGCTGTCCCTCACTAAACTATGCTTCAGCCCTGTTGGCCTCTCTGTTTCTCATGCCAGGTTTATTCCCATCTCAGAGCCTTTGTGTTGTTATAATCTGTACCTGGAACTCTTCCCACTGGCTATGTGGCTGGATCCTTTCTTACTCAGGTTTCAGTTTAAATGGCCCCTACTCCAAGAGGCCATCCCTGTTAAGTAGCCCCACATTGCATATCACTCTgctttttttgttcttccttacatatatctatattttacttgtttatttctttgtgtgcttGCTTATTGTGTGCTTCCTCTCCATCAGAGCAgaacctgtctttttttttttttccctcaagagatggtgtctcactatgttgcccaggctggtctcaaactcctggcctcaagcaatcctcctgcctcagcctcctgagtagctgggattacaggtgtgaggcacagtgcctggcttgttttattcactgatatATCCCTAGCatctaaaacagtgcctgacatacagtATGCTCCCAGTAAATATTCgctaaatgaatggatgaatcgCAGGCCCAGCTAGGGCCTGTGATACTAAAATGAACATCACATTCCTCATTTGGTCATTCCAGGGGAGACAATCCAGGGTCTGAGAGCGAACCTCACCAGTGCCATAGAGACCCTGTGTGGCGTGGACTCCTCTGTGGCCGTGTCCTCTGGCGGGGAGCTCTTCCTTCGCTTCATCAGCCTTACCTCCCTGGAATACTCTGTaagcccctgccctccctcaggttacctttcctcttctctgtttgGCTACACATGTTCTCAGCTTTACCTGGATCGACGCTGCCCTctcattttgctcttttcttcccAGGATTACTCCAAATGTAAAAAGATCATGATTGAGCGGGGAGAACTTTTTCTCAGGAGAATATCACTGTCGAGAAGTAAAATTGCAGACCTGTGCCATACTTTCATCAAAGATGGGGCGGTGAGTAGATATCCACTATGTGTGGTAACTATTAATAGGAGCAGGGGCTttgagtcagactgcctggggtaaaatcctggctctgccacttacttgctgtgtagccttggacaagttatttaacctctctgtgcagTTTTCTCGTCTGCTAAATAAGGGTGACAACAGtacctaccttatagggttgttgtgagtattaaataagATGGTATGCGCAAGGGCTCGGCACTATGTCTGGCCCAGagtaagtgctatataaatgtagATGTTGTTATTCCAAATCGTTGCCGttgtaaacacaaacacacagggaAAGACACTGGGACAGCATGGATGATTCTTGATTTATTATAGTAAGATGTTTTACTAAAGAAGTATTTTTATGGTTATATATGTAGTAAATTAGTCTGAATTAAATCAACACAGAACAGCTCTTGTCACTGGTTAATACTGAGCATCTTCCTGATACAAGTTAGCAttggagattttctttttaacttcattGTAGATGCTATTACGGAGATGCAAAGCCGCCGAGTATTTATAAGTGAGGAAAGACAGGAGCTGCAGGTTAAGCTAGTCTCCCAGCAGAGGGGTAATAAAACTTTTGTAATGTCTCTCCCACTGGCATCACATCCTTTTGCTACCTAAGCCTCCACTGACCATAAAATTATTTACTTGCATTTGACTCTTAAATCTTGTCCCAACCTTTGAAGTATGTTATTAAATGATGTAATTGATGTGACTGGAACTTGTACAAAAGCCAGCTGTAAACAAAGCCTTTTTTGGCCGAGTGGAGGCAGGGTTGTGACTGCCTCTCGCTGAGGCCTTCTCCTTCTGAAGACTCACCGTGCTGTCGGTGTCTGCAGGTTCCGCTGGCTCCAGCGTAGTGTAATCTGTGCATCCATCACCTGCAGGGCACTGAGACTAGACTCAGAGCAGAGCTGCTCCAATTTGAACATGTAGATGAATCACCTGGGGGTCTTATTAAATGCAGATCTGGGctcagcaggtctggggcagggcatgagactctgcatttctaacaagctctcaggtgagGCCCAGAAAGGAGCAGAGAGCTGTGTCCACCATCTTGCACTACAAGATCCTTTGCACTCTTCCATAGAACAGAAGTTTCACGTCAGTGTCTGCACATTGTATCCATGCCTCACATAGGTTGCGTGTACCCCAAACAGtgcttataaattttttaaaactagtttcTCAACATTTCAATGTTGGATTTTCGGCCCCTCTGGAAAAATCAGATGGTCTGGCAGCAGCAGGACCATGTGATGATGACCACATAACAACAGCCACTTGACCGAGCTGAGGAGTCCTGGCTCTCCTTAGTCTTTTTTGCTGCCGGCCCCACCCAACCTACTGCAGTGATTTATGTTTGTAAGCCCAAGTGCGAAAACCTCAGAAATAGGGAAACCAACCCAAAGGAACCTCATGGCGCCTTCCGATATCCAGGTTTTTATGTCTCGTAACACTGCATGGGGCTTCCACTTCTACGTCTGCTGTGGGAAGCGGGACCCATGCTGTAGTCCTCTGGCAGAAACTCTTTCAGCTCGTAAATGGGCCAGAAACTCAGTGTACTATCAAGTCTCCTTTCTGATTATATGATAGTTGGTTTGTGAGGAAGCACACAGAGAAGCTTAGGGTGCCAGGCACAGGCATTACGGTGCAGACGGTATAGGTGATCACTGGGGAGTCAGCCTCTTTGACAAGTTTTCTCAATCCACAGAAAATACTGACTCATGCCTACTCCAGAGTGGTCCTCAGAGTCCTGGAAGCAGCCGTGGCAGCCAAGAAGCGATTCAGTGTATACATCACAGAGTCGCGGCCTGATTTATCGGGGCAAGTACCTTTCTGTTCAATTATTTGCCAGCAGTCATTTTGAACAgcaaactgaggctgagagtcCATCATAACAGGAACCAGAAcatgccctctcccctcccatttgTCAGCGTCAGCACTGCCTTTGACTGTGCCTGTTCCTGGCCCTGGGAGAAGAATGGCTGTGGATTTGCAGTAGGTCACGGTGTGGGATCTGGGGGTTCTAATCAGAGGAACAGCAAGGGATTGTGTTGATGAAAAGTGTTTATCAAGGAATAGGTgatagctgggcacagtggctcgtgcttgtaatctcagcaactcaggaggctgaggcaggaggatcacttgaggtcaggagttcaagatcagcctgggcaacagagcaagaccctgtctctaaaaaatttttaaaaattagccaagtgtggtggcaagtgcctgtagtcccatttacataggaggctgaggtgggagggatcacttgagcccaggagttcgaggttgcagtgagctatgattgggccactgcactccagcctaggcgatagaataagaccttgtctctaaaaaatataataaaacttaaaaaaaaaggaataggtaATTCATGTATCCATCTCTCCAGAAGGTaaaaatctttctcctttttcctgaaTTTATACCTCTTACCCAGAGTCCCTAAGAGAATAGTTTTCCgaaatacataaatttttctAAGGAATCCACATTCTTGTTTCCTTAGTCCAGAGTCTTGGAATCTGCCCCTTAATCTATTAACTGAGTTTCAAGttaacatgacttatcactgtcCAAATTAAGTGACTTATCATATATTACTATGGGACTTTCTTGGactttttctaatgttttcaaaatgtcatcTTCAGTAAGAAAATGGCCAGTGCCCTCTGCCACCTCAATGTCCCTGTCACTGTGGTGCTGGATGCTGCTGTTGGGTAAGTGCCCGTCTTCCCTGAGCATCGATACCTTCCCTTGCCCAGCCCCAGGGTTGGCTCAGAGCAGCGTTTTCAGATTCAAGGTTTGAGTCCCATTCATAAAACTGCACTGGGCAGCATCCCACCTCTTAATTAATAGCTGCTCTAAGTCAGCATGCTCATTATAAGATCTTGATAGTGTACACAAAAGACAGGGCTGTAGGACATTGGGGAGAGTGGGAGTTTGTGTCCATAGTTTTATGGATCCAAGTGTTAGTACATTTTAAGAGCAAGATGCCAAGGTCAGTCAGGATCAGCACTTGGGATAATTGGTGCTTTCTCTTCATTTGAAGACCCGGGCTGTCTCAGTGGCACACTGAGCTGCTTTGTCTCACCCTGGCAACTTCTCTTCTTAAACCAAGGTCACTGTGAATACAtttgggggcaaaaaaaaaaaaaaaaccaaggccACGTCTTCCTGGGATTATCAGTATATTTCACAAGAGAAAACAGGAGTAATAACCTCTTGGGAAGAAAACACATAAGCTAGATGATGAAGGAAATTAGGAATGTGTTCAAGAGCAGGCATTTTGAGGAATTCTAACTGCTGTCTTTAAAAGGTGAATTGGCTTTCACCCTACTAGAAAGATTGCCTAACACTTTGTTCCAACTTGAGTTCAcatcagctttttaaattttcattttgtttttaatgaagtaGAACAGAAACTCCAGAATACCACACTAGTAAGGACAAGTACTGTATCATGAAATTCTTGCTTCAGTTACACAATTACATATGTGTGCAcatgccggggggggggggggcagtgtgGAGTGTGTCTTATTGTGGGGTCATGATCAAAAAGGGTTTTAATGTCCCTGATAACAACTCCAAGGGCCAATCGTCTCATGTTTTAAGTCCTCTTTTGAAAAAAGGTAGTAATGGGATGAACTTAGCATGATGAAAATGGAATACTGACCTTCTCAGACAGTGGTGCTACTAATGAGCCAAGAAAAGTAAGCatgaaaagttttttgtttttttttttaatttccttagctATATCATGGAGAAAGCAGATCTTGTCATAGTTGGTGCTGAAGGAGTTGTTGAAAACGGAGGAATTATTAACAAGGTAGGAGCCTCAGCTCTTCCCAGTTCCTTGCTCAGGACTTGGAGATGTCTTGCTGACCCAGGACGCCACAACAGGATTGTGCGTTGTGGTTCATTCCTCGCCTGATCCTGCTTAGCTTTAGGACTTCATCGTGGAATTGAACTGTTGACCAGTTCCCATGAGCCACTGCAGTGGTCAGATCTCCTTCTTTGACGATTAATCGTAAATTAAGACaatgtcatttatatttatacaaaatgaGCTTCAATTGGAACTGGGGTTTgcctggtttttgttttcattttaattgagcATATTCAACCTCcacataatattttattccaatttctttatccattgctTAACTTGGAAAGGTTTcatgaaagtttttcttttaggttttttaatggcaaaatatatataaaattaaaaattttccattttaaccatttttacgtgtacatttcagtggcattaaatgcATTCACATTATTATGCTACCATCAGCACTGTTTTGAAAACTTTCCTACcgctctctatttatttatttattttggggacgcggtctcactctgttacccaggctagagtgcagtggcacaatcatagctcactgcaggctcgatcctcctgcctcagcctcctgagtagctgggactacagatgtgtgccaccacacccagctaatttttttatattttgtagagacagcatctcattgtgttccccaggctggtctcaactcttGGCCTTGAGGgaacaatcctcctacctcggcctccccgttagctgggattataggtgtgagccaccattcctggctgtTTTGAAAACTTTTCAGTTTCTTCCCAAAGAGAAactctacccattaaacactaattctCCCTCCCTTATCCCCAGTGACCTCTATTTTACTTTCTATCTCTGATTatgcctattctaggtacttcaaataagtggaatcatataatatttgtcttttttgagtttacttatttcacttagcatgatgttttcaaggttcatccaggttgtgGCACGGGTCAGAACTTTACTTCTTTTCATGGTTGAATAATAGTACATCTTTGgatatgtcacattttgtttatctacttatctgttgatggatacttggcTTGTCTCTACCTTTTGGgcattgtaaataatgctgctgtgaacactggtGTACAAGTTTCTGAGTGTctattttcaattcctttgggtatacaTACtgaggagtagaattgctgagttaCATAGTAActgtatgtttagctttttgaggaattttCACAGTAGcggtaccattttatattcccaccagcaatgcagaagggttccaatttctctacattcttgccaacacttgttattttctattttttaaattatagctatCTTAGTAGGTGTGAAttggcatctcactgtggttttgatttacagtgctctaatgactaatgatgttaagcatcttttcacacGCCtaatggccatttgtatatccttggagaaatgtctatcgTCGTCTTTTTAAAAAGGTCCTCTTTGACTCCAAAGCCAGAATTACATATATTATGTTCATATGCTTTCTGTTGTTTCTACTTGAACTGTGCTGAAGAACTCAACATTCTCCATTCTCTCTGACTTCCCAGATTGGAACCAACCAGATGGCTGTGTGTGCCAAAGCACAGAACAAGCCTTTTTATGTGGTTGCAGAAAGTTTCAAGTTTGTACGGCTCTTTCCACTAAACCAGCAAGACGTCCCAGATAAGTTTAAGGCAAGAGTTTTACATATTTGAAGGGATACTGAAGTCTAAACTGAAAGCTTTGAAAAACTGCAGTGCTAGGAGTGTTCCAGTAAGTTTTTCACTTCCCACTGCTATTTCCCCCAACATTTGGGATACAGAGATAAGTTGGTGATTGGACAAATACATTTCCCCTAGAATGTCCGTCTTTCAGTCTCTCGTTCATTCAAGCAGCACTACGTGGGCTAAAAGGTGGGAAGCTGGTGGTTGGGTCCCAGCTTTGGAATCCACTGTCTGGGGTCACTCCCATCTTCACCACTTACAAACCATGTGACTTTGCACAAGTCCTTTCATGGTAACCTCTGAGTTcgtttccttatctgtacaaaGGGATGGTGGCATCTCATAGGGTTGTGAGGATTCTGAGATAACCCAAGCAAGGgctcagcacagagcctggcacgtgGCAACTGCTCTATAAGCAGACTCTAACTAGTTACCTTGAGAGGTCTGGAGA includes:
- the EIF2B1 gene encoding translation initiation factor eIF2B subunit alpha, encoding MDDKELIEYFKSQMKEDPDMASAVAAIRTLLEFLKRDKGETIQGLRANLTSAIETLCGVDSSVAVSSGGELFLRFISLTSLEYSDYSKCKKIMIERGELFLRRISLSRSKIADLCHTFIKDGAKILTHAYSRVVLRVLEAAVAAKKRFSVYITESRPDLSGQKMASALCHLNVPVTVVLDAAVGYIMEKADLVIVGAEGVVENGGIINKIGTNQMAVCAKAQNKPFYVVAESFKFVRLFPLNQQDVPDKFKYKADTLKSVQTGQDLKEEHPWVDYTAPSLITLLFTDLGVLTPSAVSDELIKLYL